One genomic segment of Catalinimonas alkaloidigena includes these proteins:
- a CDS encoding endonuclease/exonuclease/phosphatase family protein codes for MILQIIFLVIGALPIIATIATLLKFDQWWIRVFDFPRLQISVLNITALIGLGFTLSFDEVWHYGLIVVLVYCLIYQGVRIFPYTRLAKKQVIRFKGSDPKNTCSIMVSNVLTTNRKYQKLIDLVNKKNPDILLTLESDKHWEKALSVLEDKYSYNVKIPLDNLYGMHLYSKLELIDAEVRHLVEENIPSIRSWVKLPSGLKVRLYCLHPTPPSPTERDTSTNRDAELLLAGKEIEAHDHTAIVIGDLNDVAWSRTTNLFKKISGLLDPRIGRGFFNTFHASYPLLRWPLDHIFHSDDFTLVNIERLTHIGSDHFPIYITLNYEPRAEDIQEEDEAEIEEEEWAEEKIEKADPVQKVVAKSYSS; via the coding sequence ATGATATTACAAATTATTTTTTTAGTAATAGGCGCCTTGCCTATTATAGCAACAATTGCCACACTACTCAAGTTTGACCAATGGTGGATCCGGGTTTTTGATTTTCCCCGCCTTCAAATATCCGTTCTCAACATCACTGCCCTTATAGGGTTAGGGTTTACACTTTCTTTTGATGAAGTGTGGCATTATGGTTTGATTGTCGTATTGGTATATTGTCTGATATATCAGGGCGTGAGAATTTTTCCATATACACGACTGGCCAAGAAACAGGTAATTCGGTTTAAGGGAAGTGATCCGAAAAATACATGTTCTATCATGGTAAGTAATGTGCTTACCACCAATCGTAAATACCAGAAGCTGATAGACTTAGTCAATAAGAAGAACCCGGATATACTACTGACACTTGAGTCTGATAAGCATTGGGAAAAAGCATTAAGTGTGCTGGAAGATAAGTACTCTTACAATGTAAAAATTCCACTGGATAACCTATATGGTATGCATCTCTACTCTAAGTTGGAGCTTATTGATGCCGAGGTTCGTCATCTGGTTGAGGAAAATATTCCCTCTATCAGAAGCTGGGTAAAGCTTCCTTCCGGGCTAAAAGTACGCTTATACTGCCTTCATCCCACCCCTCCCAGCCCTACGGAAAGAGACACCTCTACTAACAGAGATGCCGAGCTGCTGCTGGCCGGTAAAGAGATTGAGGCACATGACCACACCGCAATTGTCATCGGTGATCTTAATGATGTGGCCTGGTCTCGTACCACCAATCTATTTAAGAAGATTTCCGGTCTTCTGGATCCCAGAATTGGCAGAGGCTTCTTCAATACATTTCATGCTTCCTATCCATTACTTCGCTGGCCACTGGATCATATATTTCATTCCGATGATTTTACTTTGGTCAACATAGAGCGACTGACACACATTGGTTCAGACCACTTCCCCATATATATTACGCTCAATTATGAACCGAGAGCAGAGGATATACAGGAAGAGGATGAGGCTGAAATAGAAGAGGAGGAGTGGGCTGAAGAAAAAATTGAAAAAGCTGACCCTGTTCAAAAAGTAGTTGCAAAGAGCTATTCTTCTTGA
- a CDS encoding SDR family NAD(P)-dependent oxidoreductase yields MDLQLRDKVALISGGSMGIGLAVAEALAKEGVHLILTARDQQRLDKAKKTLKSFDVSVETFAADMTQARDIAQLVAYSRKTFDGIDILINNAGSGTNEKIAEAEDDKWYYYWDLHVMAAIRLCRAILPAMKQRGGGVILNNASICAKQPLFYEPIYNTTKAALVMFSKCLAEEAIKDNIRVNTINPGLIRTEAWEEAAIEEGQKQGISADEFLKKVAEENTPIGRFASTEELANFFVFLCSPLASYCVGSSYYVDGGWLKVVN; encoded by the coding sequence ATGGATTTACAACTTAGAGATAAAGTAGCCTTAATCAGCGGTGGAAGTATGGGCATAGGATTGGCTGTAGCTGAAGCCCTGGCAAAAGAAGGGGTTCACTTAATCCTGACGGCCAGAGATCAGCAACGCCTGGATAAAGCAAAAAAAACACTAAAAAGCTTTGATGTAAGTGTAGAAACCTTTGCTGCTGACATGACCCAAGCGCGAGACATAGCCCAATTAGTAGCGTATTCAAGAAAAACTTTTGACGGAATTGATATTCTTATCAACAACGCGGGTAGTGGAACAAATGAAAAGATTGCCGAAGCAGAAGATGATAAATGGTATTACTACTGGGACCTGCATGTGATGGCTGCCATTCGCCTTTGCAGGGCTATACTTCCAGCGATGAAGCAAAGAGGAGGAGGTGTGATTTTGAATAATGCTTCTATCTGTGCAAAGCAACCCCTTTTTTATGAGCCCATTTATAATACCACTAAGGCGGCCCTGGTCATGTTCAGCAAATGTCTGGCGGAAGAAGCCATCAAAGATAATATTCGCGTTAATACCATCAATCCAGGACTCATACGGACGGAAGCCTGGGAGGAAGCAGCCATTGAGGAAGGGCAAAAACAAGGAATAAGCGCGGATGAATTTTTAAAAAAAGTCGCTGAAGAAAATACTCCTATCGGCCGGTTTGCCAGTACAGAAGAGCTTGCGAACTTTTTCGTTTTCCTATGCTCCCCCTTAGCAAGCTATTGTGTGGGCAGCAGCTATTATGTAGATGGTGGCTGGCTTAAAGTTGTTAACTAA
- a CDS encoding DUF1801 domain-containing protein produces the protein MATLQTQANTNNVSDGSYHYRYDSSREGDWLFIGFSPSKQNLTIYIRSGFDCYQKLMSKLAVYKTAKSCRHVKKLEDIDLKVLKALVHKPVD, from the coding sequence ATGGCAACATTACAAACACAGGCAAATACCAATAATGTGAGTGACGGATCATATCATTACCGTTATGATAGTAGCAGAGAAGGAGACTGGTTATTTATCGGCTTTTCGCCATCTAAACAAAACCTGACGATCTATATTAGGTCCGGCTTTGATTGTTATCAGAAATTGATGTCAAAGCTTGCTGTGTACAAAACCGCTAAATCCTGCCGCCATGTCAAAAAGCTGGAGGATATAGATTTGAAAGTACTGAAAGCTTTGGTTCACAAACCTGTTGATTAA